From Caldicellulosiruptor hydrothermalis 108, a single genomic window includes:
- the hemB gene encoding porphobilinogen synthase → MEFKRLRRLRQTKALRELFYETRLYSKGFIFPLFVDDGKNVFERMPQLDGIVKVSVDRLHEILDEIKKADIGGVILFGVTSQKDEMGSYATKDDGAVQQAIRKIKEYSEDILVFADVCLCEYTSHGHCGILKGDKIDNDKTIEVLGEIALSYAKAGADIICPSDMMDGRVAAIRKKLDSHGFVYTPIIPYSAKFASSLYAPFRDVANSRPAFGDRKSYQMPYQNKREALREIEADILEGADAVIIKPALTSLDVISVAKEKFNIPIIAYNVSGEYAMVKSAGKLGFLNEEEVVIEILTAIKRAGADAIITYHALEAARILNGKEL, encoded by the coding sequence GAGTTTAAAAGATTGAGAAGGTTAAGACAGACTAAGGCTTTAAGAGAACTTTTTTATGAAACAAGACTTTACAGCAAAGGGTTTATTTTTCCCCTGTTTGTTGATGATGGTAAAAACGTGTTTGAAAGAATGCCGCAATTAGATGGCATTGTGAAGGTATCTGTTGACAGACTACATGAAATTTTGGATGAGATCAAGAAAGCTGACATTGGCGGTGTAATTTTATTTGGTGTGACTTCACAGAAAGATGAGATGGGCAGTTATGCTACCAAGGATGATGGGGCAGTCCAGCAGGCAATAAGGAAAATAAAAGAATATTCCGAAGATATATTGGTGTTTGCAGATGTGTGCCTTTGTGAGTACACATCACATGGACATTGTGGTATTTTGAAAGGTGATAAAATAGATAATGATAAGACAATAGAGGTTTTAGGCGAGATAGCATTATCTTATGCAAAAGCAGGGGCAGACATAATTTGTCCATCTGATATGATGGACGGAAGGGTTGCCGCTATCCGAAAAAAGCTTGACAGTCACGGATTTGTTTATACTCCCATCATACCATACAGTGCAAAGTTTGCCTCCTCACTTTATGCACCATTTAGAGATGTAGCAAACTCACGGCCTGCTTTTGGCGACAGAAAAAGTTATCAAATGCCATATCAAAACAAAAGAGAAGCTCTGCGAGAGATAGAAGCTGACATTTTAGAAGGCGCCGATGCTGTAATTATAAAACCTGCCTTGACATCACTTGATGTAATTTCTGTGGCAAAAGAGAAATTCAATATTCCTATTATAGCTTATAATGTTAGCGGCGAGTATGCCATGGTAAAAAGTGCAGGCAAATTGGGTTTTTTGAATGAAGAAGAGGTTGTAATTGAGATATTGACTGCAATAAAGAGGGCAGGTGCTGATGCGATTATAACATACCATGCTTTAGAAGCTGCAAGGATATTGAATGGAAAGGAGCTTTAA